In Streptomyces sp. RFCAC02, the following proteins share a genomic window:
- the ngcE gene encoding N-acetylglucosamine/diacetylchitobiose ABC transporter substrate-binding protein, with translation MHSSPYLNRRTLLRRSAAAGLLTVPAVGALAGCAGGGSGGDTVERGATSETNPFGVTDAELEVVIFDGGFGDQYALDAEEIYEASHGSVDHAKTPEIQSRLQPRMVSGDPPDVINNGGAQAMDIAALIRNDQVHDLTELLDAPSLDDPSVPVRDTLMPGTVEVGRFGGEEMYCLNYAFTVHGQWYSRTALDRLGAEYPRTWDEMIALCEAAKAEGMAGWTYPGVYPYYFNFTLYPFIGKIGGPDVLRAIDNLEPNAWRHDAVRAAFAAYHELTARGYVLRGSAGMTHEDAQDEWNQYHALFIPNGSWVENETRSGTPDDFDMAVGPPTGLDDSDAMPFGTLWASATEPFIVPSDAPNLQGGLEFLRIMLGRESARNFTGLVSSLSCVRDASEGLDLPPGLTSAREVLAAAGDNVLIPRIRDWYRQLNDEEIGGAVAAMMAGDIGPDEAIDRCQRAADAAARDDSLQKFTR, from the coding sequence ATGCATTCCAGTCCGTACCTCAACCGCAGAACCCTCCTGCGACGCTCGGCCGCCGCCGGCCTGCTCACCGTGCCGGCCGTCGGCGCCCTCGCCGGCTGCGCCGGCGGGGGCAGCGGCGGCGACACGGTCGAGCGCGGCGCCACCTCGGAGACCAACCCGTTCGGCGTGACCGACGCGGAGCTGGAGGTCGTCATCTTCGACGGCGGTTTCGGCGACCAGTACGCGCTGGACGCGGAGGAGATCTACGAGGCGTCCCACGGCAGCGTGGACCACGCCAAGACCCCGGAGATCCAGTCCCGCCTCCAGCCCCGCATGGTCTCGGGCGACCCCCCGGACGTCATCAACAACGGCGGCGCCCAGGCGATGGACATCGCCGCCCTCATCAGGAACGACCAGGTCCACGACCTCACCGAACTCCTCGACGCGCCCTCGCTCGACGACCCGTCCGTGCCGGTCAGGGACACCCTGATGCCCGGCACGGTGGAGGTCGGCCGGTTCGGCGGCGAGGAGATGTACTGCCTGAACTACGCCTTCACCGTCCACGGCCAGTGGTACTCCCGCACCGCCCTGGACCGCCTCGGCGCCGAATACCCGCGCACCTGGGACGAGATGATCGCCCTGTGCGAGGCCGCCAAGGCCGAGGGCATGGCCGGCTGGACATACCCCGGCGTCTATCCGTACTACTTCAACTTCACGCTCTACCCGTTCATCGGGAAGATCGGCGGTCCCGACGTCCTGCGTGCCATCGACAACCTGGAGCCGAACGCCTGGCGCCACGACGCCGTCCGCGCCGCCTTCGCGGCGTACCACGAGCTGACGGCCCGCGGTTACGTGCTGCGGGGCAGCGCCGGGATGACGCACGAGGACGCCCAGGACGAGTGGAACCAGTACCACGCCCTGTTCATCCCGAACGGCTCCTGGGTGGAGAACGAGACCCGCTCCGGCACCCCGGACGACTTCGACATGGCGGTCGGCCCGCCGACCGGCCTCGACGACTCCGACGCGATGCCGTTCGGCACGCTGTGGGCCTCCGCGACCGAGCCGTTCATCGTGCCGTCGGACGCGCCGAACCTCCAGGGCGGCCTGGAGTTCCTGCGCATCATGCTGGGCCGCGAGTCCGCCCGGAACTTCACCGGCCTCGTGTCATCGCTGAGCTGCGTCCGTGACGCGTCGGAGGGGCTCGACCTGCCGCCCGGGCTCACCAGCGCCCGCGAGGTCCTCGCGGCGGCCGGCGACAACGTGCTGATCCCCCGCATCCGCGACTGGTACCGGCAGCTCAACGACGAGGAGATCGGCGGCGCCGTCGCCGCGATGATGGCCGGTGACATCGGCCCGGACGAGGCGATCGACCGCTGCCAGCGCGCCGCCGACGCCGCGGCGCGGGACGACTCCCTCCAGAAGTTCACCCGCTGA
- a CDS encoding sugar ABC transporter permease, giving the protein MRNDRRYRRIEQYRFVLWFLLPPLLIYLVLVVSPFVQAFFYSMTDWTGFSGTSNFTGLENYDRLLHDAKFWAAVRNSLLLLVAAPVITLGLGLFLAFMLTAGGRRRHGRAVTGVAGARLYTVVYFFPQVLSIAVIAVIWARIYSPRGGVLNESLGLVGLDSWRQDDWLGGDLARWCVLAVLCWSFTGFYVVLFSAAMGSIPAEIHEAALLDGAGRAVMFTRVTPPLIAGTVRTGWIYMGIQALDAFALVNVMVPEHGMEVIPSYLFDKAFREGQAGYATAIGVALFVLTFAFTALMMRLGRRDRIEF; this is encoded by the coding sequence GTGCGGAACGACCGGCGGTACCGCAGGATCGAGCAGTACCGGTTCGTCCTGTGGTTCCTCCTGCCGCCGCTGCTGATCTATCTCGTGCTCGTCGTCTCCCCGTTCGTGCAGGCGTTCTTCTATTCGATGACCGACTGGACGGGATTCAGCGGGACATCGAACTTCACGGGCCTGGAGAATTACGACCGCCTGCTGCACGACGCGAAATTCTGGGCGGCCGTGCGGAACAGCCTGCTGCTTCTCGTCGCCGCCCCCGTGATCACGCTCGGACTCGGCCTTTTCCTCGCCTTCATGCTCACGGCGGGCGGCCGGCGGCGCCATGGCCGCGCCGTCACGGGCGTCGCGGGCGCGCGGCTCTACACGGTGGTGTATTTCTTCCCGCAGGTGCTGTCGATCGCCGTCATCGCGGTGATCTGGGCGCGGATCTACAGCCCGCGCGGCGGCGTCCTGAACGAGAGCCTCGGCCTGGTCGGGCTCGACTCCTGGCGCCAGGACGACTGGCTGGGCGGCGACCTCGCCCGCTGGTGCGTCCTGGCCGTGCTGTGCTGGTCGTTCACCGGCTTCTACGTCGTGCTGTTCTCCGCCGCGATGGGGTCGATCCCGGCCGAGATCCACGAGGCGGCGCTGCTGGACGGCGCGGGGCGGGCGGTGATGTTCACCCGCGTCACGCCCCCGCTGATCGCGGGCACCGTGCGGACGGGCTGGATCTACATGGGCATCCAGGCGCTCGACGCGTTCGCGCTGGTCAACGTGATGGTCCCGGAGCACGGCATGGAGGTGATCCCCAGCTACCTGTTCGACAAGGCGTTCCGCGAGGGGCAGGCCGGCTACGCGACGGCGATCGGCGTCGCCCTGTTCGTGCTGACGTTCGCCTTCACGGCGCTGATGATGCGCCTCGGCCGCAGGGACCGCATCGAGTTCTGA
- a CDS encoding UDP-N-acetylglucosamine 1-carboxyvinyltransferase — MIDDYLARIGQLIRDARQHRGWTQVQLAEALGTSQSAVNRIERGNQNISLEMIARIGEALDSEIVSLGYAGPMHLRVVGGRRLHGSIDVKTSKNACVALLCACLLNSGRTVLRRVARIEEVFRILEVLGSIGVRSRWINNGADLEIVPPAELDLDAIDKEAALRTRSIIMFLGPLLHRMDYFKIPYAGGCDLGTRTVEPHMTALRRFGLEVTATEGMYHAQVTRGVSPERPIVLTERGDTVTENALLAAARHDGITVIRNASSNYMVQDLCFFLEQLGVRIEGVGTTTLTVHGVPDINRDVDYSPSEDPVEAMSLIAAAVVTESELTVRRVPVEFLEIELAVLEGMGLDYDLGREYRADNGRTRLADVTVRPSKLEAPIDKIHPMPFPGLNIDNAPFFAAIAASAHGSTLIHDWVYDNRAIYLTDLNRLGGRLQLLDPHRVLVEGPTRWRAAEMMCPPALRPAVVVLLAMMAAEGTSVLRNVYVINRGYEDLAERLNSVGAQIETFRNI; from the coding sequence ATGATCGACGACTACCTCGCCCGGATCGGACAGCTCATTCGGGACGCACGTCAGCATCGTGGCTGGACCCAGGTCCAGCTCGCCGAAGCGCTCGGCACCAGCCAGAGCGCGGTCAATCGCATCGAGCGGGGGAATCAGAACATCAGCCTTGAGATGATCGCGCGCATCGGCGAGGCCCTCGACAGCGAGATCGTCTCGCTCGGCTACGCCGGCCCGATGCATCTCCGGGTGGTGGGCGGACGGCGCCTGCACGGCAGCATCGACGTCAAGACGAGCAAGAACGCCTGCGTCGCGCTGCTGTGCGCCTGCCTGCTCAACTCCGGCCGCACCGTGCTGCGCAGGGTGGCGAGGATCGAGGAGGTCTTCCGCATCCTGGAGGTCCTCGGCTCGATCGGCGTGCGCAGCCGGTGGATCAACAACGGCGCCGACCTGGAGATCGTGCCGCCGGCCGAACTCGACCTGGACGCCATCGACAAGGAGGCGGCGCTGCGGACCCGGAGCATCATCATGTTCCTCGGCCCGCTGCTCCACCGCATGGACTACTTCAAGATCCCGTACGCGGGCGGCTGCGACCTCGGCACCCGCACCGTCGAGCCGCACATGACGGCGCTGCGGCGGTTCGGGCTCGAAGTCACCGCCACGGAGGGGATGTACCACGCGCAGGTCACGCGGGGCGTCTCCCCCGAGCGTCCGATCGTGCTGACCGAGCGCGGGGACACCGTCACGGAGAACGCGCTCCTCGCCGCCGCGCGCCACGACGGCATCACCGTCATCCGCAACGCCTCGTCCAACTACATGGTCCAGGACTTGTGCTTCTTCCTGGAGCAGCTCGGCGTGCGGATCGAGGGCGTCGGCACCACCACGCTGACCGTCCACGGCGTGCCCGACATCAACCGTGACGTCGACTACTCGCCGTCCGAGGACCCGGTGGAGGCGATGAGCCTGATCGCCGCCGCCGTCGTCACCGAGTCCGAACTGACGGTCCGGCGGGTGCCGGTGGAGTTCCTGGAGATCGAACTCGCCGTCCTGGAGGGCATGGGGCTCGACTACGACCTCGGCCGCGAGTACCGCGCGGACAACGGCCGCACGCGCCTCGCCGACGTGACGGTCCGGCCCTCGAAACTGGAGGCGCCGATCGACAAGATCCACCCCATGCCGTTCCCGGGGCTCAACATCGACAATGCCCCGTTCTTCGCGGCCATCGCGGCATCGGCCCACGGATCGACACTGATCCACGACTGGGTCTACGACAACCGCGCCATCTACCTGACCGACCTGAACCGCCTCGGCGGCCGGCTCCAGCTCCTCGACCCGCACCGGGTCCTCGTGGAAGGGCCGACGCGGTGGCGCGCGGCGGAGATGATGTGCCCGCCGGCCCTGCGGCCCGCCGTCGTGGTGCTGCTGGCGATGATGGCGGCGGAGGGCACGTCCGTCCTGCGCAACGTCTACGTCATCAACCGCGGCTACGAGGACCTGGCCGAACGCCTGAACTCGGTGGGCGCCCAGATCGAGACGTTCCGCAACATCTGA
- a CDS encoding carbohydrate ABC transporter permease, with the protein MEHPPEGRAAGRALNVFAHSFLAVWAVLAAGPVVWVAISAFRPHQDLVSDPFGLPLDVAWDNFTTAWTTADIGRYTLNSAVVLAGSLTGTMVLGAMAAYAVARFTFPGNRIVHLLFAGGMMFPVFLALVPLFFVLDNVGLLNTRLGLIAVYIAYSLPFTVFFLVSFFRTLPTAVQEAAAIDGASHLRTFAQIMMPMARPGLVSVGIFNVLGQWNQFVLPRVLNVGDPDDAVLPQGLAALMVQQGYEGDWGALYAGVTMAMLPVLAVYTAFQRQVREGLTAGAVR; encoded by the coding sequence GTGGAGCACCCCCCGGAGGGCCGGGCCGCCGGCCGCGCGCTGAACGTCTTCGCCCACTCGTTCCTCGCCGTGTGGGCGGTCCTGGCCGCCGGGCCCGTGGTCTGGGTGGCGATCTCCGCGTTCCGGCCGCACCAGGACCTGGTGTCCGACCCGTTCGGGCTGCCGCTCGACGTGGCGTGGGACAACTTCACCACCGCGTGGACGACGGCCGACATCGGCCGCTACACGCTCAACTCCGCCGTCGTCCTGGCCGGTTCGCTGACCGGGACGATGGTGCTCGGCGCGATGGCGGCCTACGCCGTGGCCCGGTTCACCTTCCCCGGGAACCGGATCGTCCACCTGCTGTTCGCGGGCGGCATGATGTTCCCGGTCTTCCTCGCGCTCGTCCCGCTGTTCTTCGTGCTGGACAACGTCGGCCTCCTCAACACCCGGCTCGGCCTGATCGCCGTCTACATCGCGTACTCGCTGCCGTTCACCGTCTTCTTCCTGGTGTCGTTCTTCCGGACCCTGCCCACGGCCGTGCAGGAGGCCGCCGCCATCGACGGCGCGTCCCACCTGCGGACCTTCGCGCAGATCATGATGCCGATGGCCAGGCCGGGACTGGTCAGCGTGGGCATCTTCAACGTGCTGGGCCAGTGGAACCAGTTCGTCCTGCCGCGCGTGCTGAACGTCGGTGACCCGGACGACGCCGTGCTGCCGCAGGGCCTCGCCGCCCTGATGGTGCAGCAGGGGTACGAGGGCGACTGGGGCGCGCTGTACGCGGGCGTGACGATGGCGATGCTGCCGGTCCTCGCGGTGTACACCGCGTTCCAGCGCCAGGTGCGCGAGGGGCTGACGGCGGGCGCCGTGCGGTAG
- a CDS encoding GntR family transcriptional regulator produces MLFRIQHDSPVPLGDQIAACVRGAIADGTAAPGERLPPARGLAASLGVNMHTVLRGYGQLRDEGLIELRRGRGAVVTADGAARSRAGLLTALGSVVAEARRLGMADDDILTLVRSALGGGRPTGEGTA; encoded by the coding sequence GTGCTCTTCCGCATCCAGCACGACTCGCCCGTGCCCCTGGGCGACCAGATCGCCGCCTGTGTGCGCGGCGCCATAGCGGACGGCACGGCGGCCCCCGGCGAACGGCTCCCGCCGGCACGCGGTCTGGCCGCCTCCCTCGGCGTCAACATGCACACGGTCCTGCGCGGCTACGGGCAGCTGCGCGACGAGGGCCTGATCGAGCTGCGCCGCGGCCGGGGCGCGGTGGTGACGGCGGACGGCGCCGCGCGCTCGCGCGCCGGGCTCCTCACGGCCCTCGGCTCGGTCGTCGCGGAGGCGAGGCGACTCGGCATGGCGGACGACGACATCCTGACGCTCGTCAGGTCCGCGCTCGGCGGCGGCAGGCCGACCGGCGAGGGCACGGCCTGA
- a CDS encoding substrate-binding domain-containing protein has translation MRTHLRRAVLAATSVVLICTMAACGEAGGGDDDGGGEDGGGESGGTIGLLLPEDRTTRYESFDRPYIEAKIEELCPDCEVQYANASEDVNAQKQQFDAMLTEGVDAIILDAVDATATASWVEEAAAEDVPVVAYDRLAHGPISGYVSYDNVRVGQLQGESLLAALGDGAEGSRVVMINGSPTDPNAAQFKEGALSVLDGTAEIVFDQDIPGWQAPDAGQKMTDAIEALGDDGFDAVYVGNDGMAAAVVTALQSAGITDVPVGGQDAELAGLQRIVAGQQAFTIYKALRQEADTAAEMAVALIRGDELGDLAPDTVDSETDDGIPARLYEPVAVTVDNILDTVIADDVYTVDQICTDEYADACAEAGLS, from the coding sequence ATGCGAACACACCTGAGACGTGCCGTATTAGCAGCCACGTCCGTCGTCCTGATCTGCACGATGGCCGCCTGCGGCGAGGCGGGCGGCGGTGACGACGACGGCGGCGGCGAGGACGGCGGCGGCGAGAGCGGCGGCACGATCGGCCTGCTGCTCCCCGAGGACCGCACCACGCGCTACGAGTCGTTCGACCGCCCCTACATCGAGGCGAAGATCGAGGAGCTGTGCCCCGACTGCGAGGTGCAGTACGCCAACGCGAGCGAGGACGTCAACGCGCAGAAGCAGCAGTTCGACGCGATGCTGACGGAGGGCGTCGACGCGATCATCCTGGACGCCGTCGACGCCACCGCCACGGCCTCCTGGGTGGAGGAGGCGGCCGCCGAGGACGTGCCCGTCGTCGCCTACGACCGGCTGGCGCACGGCCCCATCAGCGGCTACGTGTCGTACGACAACGTGCGCGTCGGGCAGTTGCAGGGCGAGTCCCTGCTCGCGGCGCTCGGCGACGGGGCCGAGGGGTCCCGCGTCGTCATGATCAACGGGTCGCCCACCGACCCCAACGCCGCCCAGTTCAAGGAAGGCGCCCTGTCCGTCCTGGACGGCACCGCAGAGATCGTCTTCGACCAGGACATCCCCGGCTGGCAGGCCCCCGACGCCGGCCAGAAGATGACGGACGCCATCGAGGCGCTCGGCGACGACGGCTTCGACGCCGTCTACGTCGGCAACGACGGCATGGCGGCGGCCGTCGTCACCGCCCTGCAGTCCGCCGGCATCACGGACGTCCCCGTCGGCGGCCAGGACGCCGAACTCGCCGGCCTGCAGCGCATCGTGGCCGGCCAGCAGGCGTTCACCATCTACAAGGCGCTCAGGCAGGAGGCCGACACGGCCGCCGAGATGGCCGTGGCGCTGATACGCGGCGACGAGCTCGGCGACCTCGCCCCTGACACCGTCGACAGCGAGACGGACGACGGCATCCCGGCCCGCCTGTACGAGCCGGTCGCCGTCACCGTCGACAACATCCTCGACACGGTGATCGCCGACGACGTCTACACCGTCGACCAGATCTGCACCGACGAGTACGCGGACGCCTGCGCCGAGGCCGGACTGAGCTGA
- a CDS encoding class F sortase produces the protein MRRVPAGALTAAGVCLLVFGATAPPSAVPDTPRDLGRPPAAAPSAVPGQGAGEVPRRFALPGRAAVPVLPVGAGADGALRPPEAADGLGWWEGGARPGAARGTVLVAGHVDDRAGNPGAFAALAGMAPGDEVRVTAADGRDHTYRITARRTYAWDGLPDDLFDASGPHRLALITCTGTYDREAGRYTRNLVLYGELVRRPG, from the coding sequence GTGCGGCGCGTACCGGCGGGGGCGCTGACGGCGGCGGGCGTGTGCCTGCTGGTGTTCGGTGCGACGGCGCCGCCGTCCGCCGTGCCGGACACGCCGCGCGACTTGGGGCGGCCGCCGGCGGCCGCCCCCTCCGCCGTGCCGGGGCAGGGCGCGGGTGAGGTGCCCCGGCGGTTCGCGCTGCCGGGGCGTGCGGCGGTGCCCGTCCTGCCGGTCGGGGCCGGGGCCGACGGGGCGCTGCGGCCGCCGGAGGCGGCGGACGGACTCGGCTGGTGGGAGGGCGGCGCCCGGCCGGGCGCGGCGAGGGGCACGGTGCTGGTCGCCGGGCACGTGGACGACCGCGCGGGGAACCCGGGGGCGTTCGCCGCGCTGGCCGGCATGGCGCCGGGCGACGAGGTGCGGGTCACGGCGGCGGACGGCCGTGACCACACGTACCGGATCACGGCGCGGCGCACGTACGCGTGGGACGGCCTGCCGGACGACCTGTTCGACGCGTCGGGGCCGCACCGGCTGGCGCTCATCACCTGCACCGGGACGTACGACCGGGAGGCGGGCCGCTACACGCGGAACCTCGTGCTCTACGGGGAGCTGGTGCGGCGGCCCGGGTGA
- a CDS encoding DUF4142 domain-containing protein — translation MTRTRVAATALATICLIGAPAGLARADGTLSDQDTAFMTAAHQGNLAEIAAGEDAGENATTECVRHLGERLVTDHTDLDESLTGLAERLGVELPDAPTEEAQQQLAEVQAKAGTEDYDKAWLTTQEAAHEDTLALIDQELADGSDPDVKAAAEAARPIVAEHLAMVEGGTCHESDDGASGAGHHDGADSAASGDPAHVPAGHGTAAAAAGGDGWAGPAALSGGVLLTAAGGTAWLLHRRTARH, via the coding sequence ATGACCCGTACCCGAGTGGCCGCGACCGCGCTCGCCACCATCTGCCTCATCGGCGCGCCGGCCGGGCTGGCCCGCGCGGACGGCACGCTGTCCGACCAGGACACGGCCTTCATGACCGCAGCCCACCAGGGGAACCTGGCCGAGATAGCCGCCGGTGAGGACGCCGGGGAGAACGCGACGACCGAGTGCGTCCGCCACCTCGGCGAGCGGCTCGTCACCGACCACACGGACCTCGACGAGAGCCTCACCGGCCTCGCGGAACGCCTCGGTGTCGAGCTGCCCGACGCCCCGACCGAGGAGGCGCAGCAGCAGCTCGCCGAGGTGCAGGCCAAGGCCGGCACCGAGGACTACGACAAGGCGTGGCTGACGACGCAGGAGGCCGCGCACGAGGACACCCTCGCGCTGATCGACCAGGAGCTGGCCGACGGCTCCGACCCGGACGTGAAGGCCGCCGCCGAGGCCGCGCGGCCGATCGTCGCCGAGCACCTCGCGATGGTGGAGGGCGGCACCTGCCACGAGTCGGACGACGGCGCGTCCGGGGCCGGGCACCACGACGGGGCCGACTCCGCGGCGAGCGGCGACCCGGCGCACGTGCCGGCCGGTCACGGCACGGCCGCGGCGGCGGCGGGCGGCGACGGGTGGGCCGGGCCGGCCGCGCTGTCCGGCGGCGTCCTGCTGACGGCGGCGGGCGGCACGGCCTGGCTGCTCCACCGCCGGACCGCGCGGCACTGA
- a CDS encoding GNAT family N-acetyltransferase, translating to MERLDGAGFAAAVDGLAGLFAEVVAQGASLGFVTPFGRDEAAAWWRSRGAAVADGTLTVWVARGAGGAVDGTVGLERSPKPNGRHRAEIVKLMVRPAARGRGLGRALLAAAEDAAVAEGRTLLLLDTETDSPAERLYAGAGWTRHGVVPAYAADPSGVLRDCSFFHKRIA from the coding sequence ATCGAGCGGCTGGACGGGGCGGGGTTCGCGGCGGCCGTGGACGGGCTCGCCGGCCTGTTCGCCGAGGTCGTCGCGCAGGGCGCGTCCCTCGGCTTCGTGACGCCGTTCGGCCGGGACGAGGCCGCCGCCTGGTGGCGGTCGCGGGGCGCGGCGGTGGCCGACGGCACGCTCACGGTGTGGGTCGCCCGCGGCGCCGGCGGCGCCGTGGACGGGACGGTGGGCCTGGAACGCAGCCCGAAACCGAACGGCCGGCACCGCGCCGAGATCGTGAAGCTGATGGTGCGGCCGGCGGCACGGGGCCGGGGGCTCGGCCGCGCGCTGCTGGCGGCGGCCGAGGACGCGGCGGTGGCCGAGGGGCGGACCCTGCTCCTGCTGGACACCGAGACGGACAGCCCGGCGGAACGGCTCTACGCCGGCGCGGGCTGGACCCGGCACGGTGTCGTCCCCGCCTACGCGGCCGACCCGTCGGGCGTCCTGCGGGACTGCTCGTTCTTCCACAAGCGGATCGCCTGA
- a CDS encoding DUF1648 domain-containing protein, with protein MTPHARRTAVAAIPFGLAAALFGGSFALFSPRLPDRIATHFGGAGGADGYQDRWAFLAAGLAILVGLGAALTIMCATGSVRRSPAQRWLAAGSAATSGLLAVGLIAVLLVNRDAATPEDVRLPLWFLAVMAAAAALLGLIGWWAAGPDAPADGVADGAGGTRALRLMPGESAAWSRQVGSVSLLVTAGVCAVVAVVLFALGPWGSGLTLLLAAVVCGAFGSLRVTVDGRGLTVGSALVPRPRMTVPLERITAATRRDIRPLADFGGWGYRIRPGASGLVLRSGDALSLRLRNGREFVVTVDDAATAAALIGGLIDRRRKATPGTGGTDA; from the coding sequence ATGACGCCGCACGCACGGCGAACAGCCGTCGCCGCCATACCTTTTGGCCTCGCCGCAGCCCTCTTCGGCGGGTCGTTCGCACTGTTCTCGCCGCGGTTGCCCGACCGCATCGCCACGCATTTCGGCGGCGCGGGCGGCGCGGACGGTTACCAGGACCGCTGGGCGTTCCTCGCAGCGGGGCTCGCCATCCTGGTCGGCCTCGGTGCCGCGCTCACCATCATGTGCGCGACCGGCTCGGTCCGCCGCTCGCCCGCCCAGCGGTGGCTGGCCGCCGGCAGCGCGGCGACGTCCGGCCTCCTGGCGGTCGGGCTCATCGCCGTCCTGCTGGTCAACCGGGACGCGGCCACCCCGGAGGACGTGCGGCTGCCGCTGTGGTTCCTCGCGGTCATGGCAGCGGCCGCCGCCCTGCTCGGCCTCATCGGCTGGTGGGCGGCGGGACCCGACGCGCCGGCCGACGGCGTGGCGGACGGCGCGGGCGGGACGCGTGCCCTGCGGCTGATGCCCGGGGAGTCCGCGGCGTGGAGCCGGCAGGTCGGTTCCGTCTCCCTGCTGGTCACAGCCGGGGTCTGCGCCGTCGTGGCGGTGGTCCTGTTCGCCCTCGGCCCGTGGGGGAGCGGCCTGACGCTGCTCCTGGCGGCCGTGGTCTGCGGAGCGTTCGGGAGCCTGCGCGTCACCGTGGACGGGCGCGGCCTCACCGTCGGATCGGCGCTGGTGCCCCGCCCGCGCATGACCGTCCCGCTGGAGCGCATCACCGCCGCGACACGCCGGGACATCCGGCCGCTCGCCGACTTCGGCGGCTGGGGCTACCGCATACGGCCGGGCGCCTCCGGCCTCGTCCTGCGGTCGGGCGACGCCCTGTCCCTGCGGCTGCGCAACGGCCGCGAGTTCGTCGTCACGGTCGACGACGCCGCGACGGCCGCCGCCCTCATCGGCGGCCTCATCGACCGGCGCCGGAAGGCCACCCCCGGCACGGGCGGGACGGACGCCTGA
- a CDS encoding ROK family transcriptional regulator, giving the protein METPGSQSSLHRANLERVVRAVRAAGSLTQADIARATGLSAATVSNIVRELKDRGTVDVRTTSAGGRRARSVSLSTDAGIVVGVDFGHSHLRVAVGNLAHQVLAEEAVPFDVDASAGEGFDQVEKLVDRLVAAAGVDRVKIIGIGLGVPGPIDVATGVLGSTAILPGWRGVSPRGELEARTGVRVHVDNDANLGALGELVWGSGRGCGDLAYIKVASGVGAGLVINGQIYRGPGGTAGEIGHITLDESGPVCRCGNRGCLETFTAARHVLPLLRTSHGTDLTMRRVVQLAREGDPGCRRVVTDVGRHIGTGVAQLCNLLNPSRVVLGGDLAEAGEIALGPIRDAVGRYAIPSAGGGLTLVPGALGSRAEVLGALALVLREMGDGVLLGAPAA; this is encoded by the coding sequence GTGGAGACTCCTGGGTCGCAGTCCTCCCTGCACCGGGCCAACCTGGAGCGCGTGGTCCGCGCCGTGCGCGCCGCCGGCTCGCTGACCCAGGCGGACATCGCGCGGGCGACCGGTCTCTCGGCCGCGACCGTGTCGAACATCGTTCGGGAGTTGAAGGACCGCGGGACGGTGGACGTCCGCACGACATCGGCGGGCGGCCGCCGGGCGCGCAGCGTGTCCCTGTCGACGGACGCCGGCATCGTCGTCGGCGTGGACTTCGGCCACTCGCACCTGCGTGTCGCGGTGGGCAACCTGGCGCACCAGGTCCTCGCCGAGGAGGCCGTGCCGTTCGACGTGGACGCGTCGGCCGGCGAGGGGTTCGACCAGGTCGAGAAGCTCGTGGACCGGCTCGTGGCCGCCGCGGGCGTCGACCGGGTCAAGATCATCGGCATCGGGCTCGGCGTGCCGGGGCCGATCGACGTGGCGACGGGCGTGCTCGGCTCGACGGCGATCCTGCCGGGCTGGCGGGGCGTCAGCCCGCGCGGCGAGCTTGAGGCCCGCACCGGGGTCCGCGTCCACGTCGACAACGACGCGAACCTCGGCGCCCTCGGCGAGCTGGTCTGGGGCTCGGGCCGCGGCTGCGGCGACCTCGCGTACATCAAGGTCGCGAGCGGCGTCGGCGCCGGCCTCGTCATCAACGGGCAGATCTACCGGGGTCCCGGCGGCACGGCGGGCGAGATCGGCCACATCACGCTGGACGAGTCGGGTCCCGTCTGCCGCTGCGGCAACCGCGGCTGCCTGGAGACCTTCACCGCCGCCCGGCACGTCCTGCCGCTGCTGCGCACGAGCCACGGCACGGACCTCACGATGCGCCGCGTCGTGCAGCTCGCGCGCGAGGGCGACCCGGGCTGCCGCCGCGTCGTCACGGACGTGGGCCGCCACATCGGCACCGGCGTCGCCCAGTTGTGCAACCTGCTGAATCCGAGCCGCGTCGTCCTCGGCGGCGACCTGGCCGAGGCGGGGGAGATCGCCCTCGGCCCGATCCGCGACGCGGTGGGCCGGTACGCCATACCGAGCGCCGGCGGCGGCCTCACCCTCGTCCCCGGCGCCCTCGGCAGCCGCGCCGAGGTCCTGGGCGCGCTGGCGCTGGTCCTGCGAGAGATGGGCGACGGGGTGCTGCTTGGCGCCCCCGCCGCCTGA